The Juglans regia cultivar Chandler chromosome 1, Walnut 2.0, whole genome shotgun sequence nucleotide sequence ACAGAGTGTGTTTGCCCTCTACGGCCATACTTGCATGCACGCGTGGTCCGCCACGTGTCCGGGCAGGTGCCTCATTCCTTTGTTTGACCTCCTATGCTACTTTCTTGTTTCCTTCACGATTTGTTCTACTTTCTTGCCCCCGAGGATTACTTGTCTGCCTGTTCTAGCTCGATTCTTCGGGGAGCTGTCAATGCCCAGAGGGTATCTTCGACGTTGATAAAGCCGTCAGCTCGGTCCATGAACTCTCTCAGAGTTGCGGGAGTCTTTCATGTGATCTTTGTCATGAACAAGTTCTGTGGCCAAATCCCCCCTAGCAGGGCTGCTAGGGTGGTCTTCTCATCTTGATCATCCATGTTCATACCCTCTCGATTGAATCGGAAGAGATACGACTTTAGTTTCTTGTAGTCACGCTGCTTTACAGTCAGGAGATAGGTGGCCGGGTGTCTCTTCTTCTGGTTGGCCATAAACTATGTTAGAAAAAGGTGGGCCAACTCATCGAAGCTGCTGTCAATAGACCCCGATGGTAGGGATCTGAACCAAGTTCTCGCTGCCCCTCGTAGCGTCGATGGGAAGGCACAGTAGGTGACCTCTCCCGGGAACCCATATAGGGTCATTTGGGCCTTGAACACCTCCAAGTGTTCTATCGGGTCCCTGGACCCGTCGTATCGTACGCTTCCATCTGGGGACCTTGAACTTTGTTAGGAGAGGGATAACCATGACTTCTTCACTGTACGATAGGTTTGTGCTAATGAGCAGTTGGTTTATAGATGACGACGTGCCCATTCTCTTAGCCATCTCTGCATACTTGTCCCCGAGCTCCCGAAACTTTGTACGCTCCTCCTGCCAGTTCTTCGTAACAGGACATTTTCTTGCTGGAGGCTTCCCACCTCCTCCATCAGTCTCTTTATCGTGTCTCCCATTTCGACAAGTCTCACTTTCATCATGCGACTCTCTTCTCTTCACGAAGTCTGGGAACGTGTCGTTGCTGGCATGCGAAGGACACACTTTTATAGGATAGATCCCACAGACGATGCCATTGTTATGTCGAGTTTCACAGCCTGAGCAACTCCACCATTTTAGATTGATCCAATCCTATAATGAATGAGATAAATGTAGGCTCGGGGTGGTGGGCTTCTCTtccaatgcctaagtcagtttGGATTTTGTGTGGGCTTCTAATCAATGTATATGAGCGAGTTTTCCCCCCGAAGGGGGGAAGAGTGTGATATTTATATGTGGTGGAGGTGGTCTCTTGTCAGGTTGTTTGTGGTGTCGCTCTGTACTGAGGTTGTGTCCTTCTTCCAACTCCCCTGCTAGGTGGTAGGCCAGTCATGCCTAATCGTGGTGACTGTTGACAACCCTAGGCCTTTATCATGACGTGCCCACCTCCCTCattcattaatgcggcgtgaccTTGGTCAGGTGCTCCTACCTCCCAAGTCTTGTCCGACTGTTGGCTCTCGAGGACCTGTGTCCCTGACTCTGCGCGTATGACTCATCGGTCAGTTGAGGTGTTAGGCCCCCTATCCTAATCCCATGCTTCATTCATGTTGCTCCTCCTTGTGGGCTCTGTGGGCCATTGTCCCTCTGGGCTCGGCCCGGGTCATCCCATTTGTATACAGATTTTGTTAGTGTGCCTCGAGGGTGAGGTATGAAACCCCCCCACCCGCATGGTACGGGGTGGGGGGCGAGGAGGGGGTGCTCTCGCCCCGCATCTCACCATGCAGATAACAcccctaaattttattttgccGGGCTATTCTTAGGCCCACCTGTACCCCGTGGGCTAGGCTTGCTCGGTCGGGCCCATTATTAGGGACAACCCCCTTCTCAGTTCAAgttgtaaattataattaattcatttcTTTAATTGCATGCGGCATAAATGCTAATTTTGTTAAGCTTTTAACCCGATCATAATACCACATACAATTACATGCTAAAGAAGTAGTCATCCAGACGCCCGAGCATACATACGTAAGTTGTTGATCGTTTGCTTCCATTTGATTAAAGTAAAGCAATTAATAAGAAGATATCATATTAACGTATATCATAGGGCATCATCATTTCGCGAACCTTCTCTCCTTTATCCATCCACTAATCATACAACAATCTCAATTGGAAATTATctgttaagataaatataaatattaaaatttaaaattttttagataaataataattttacataatactgtaatagaattttaaattcGAGCCTCAATAAGAACCGCATATTAATACAACTTTAGATCGAATTTCCACCTACCTACTTTTCTACTGTTGTATTATTGACTGATCACTTTGAGGGCTACTGTTTTTGTCCAAGTcgaaaacatcattaaaattaACGAAGACGACGACGGCTACATTCctaaaattatatgtatttttttaaaaagttttttatatataaatataaaaagaggttcggcaaaaagaaaagtaatatttataattatagtttgTATAAATATCGagcattccttttaaaaaaatgaataaatataaaatttatataaaaaaattaattttttagtaatagATTATACTCTTCTTTAAAATAAGTACGCGACATATACACATGTCATTACTATGGATAATACTTATGGCtcatttagataatgagatgagatgagttagttttagatgagttgaataaaatgttattataatattattttttaatattattattgttttgagattttaaaaaattgaattgtttattatattttttttataaaaaattaaaaaaattattaagatgagatgagatgaaataaaatcatctctaaattcaaagaAGACTGTCTACCGAGAGTTTTTCTTGAGAAACTCTATCGATTtacttttctatttaatttttatttaataattaaataaatattttttactgattttataattttttttaaatatttaaagatataaaaaaaaatgaaaaaaactatttgcCCTTCTCGGTAGATTTATCATTTCTCGTGGTACACCCTGTGGTGCAGCACGGCTCCATTACTATATTAGtctacaaaaaatctactcaacctcctactattcatatgacctccacactctacattatttttaatttttaatttttttttattttattaaatatttattatataaataatgaataaaaaatttaaaataatttaaaaaaaataaatttaaaaaaaattttaaaaaaatattaaaaatttaaaaaattttaaaaagtatagaGTGTGatggaagttgtgtagcaaagctcattAGTCTATATCACTGTCAACAAACCGGAAGGGCTTTCACATACCCTATAAAACGAATCCTAGACACCGCCCTCAAGTTTCAGCCTCCTCTCCTCTCTGACAAATAactcttcttcatctcttctctGTCTCTCTAGTCTCATTGTCTTTGGTAATTCCAAGGAAAGAGGCTTCGCAGAAGTGGTTCAAGGCGAGCTATGAATTACACGTGGGCTTTCATAACCAGTTGGTTCACACCCACCTATCTCTTCCTCCCCCTCAACCTCATCATAGCCACCATCTTTATCAGATACCGATTCGGCTCTCAGAGAAGACCAGAACAGCAGCAACTCGGTCCAGTCCCGTACGTTCTCGACCGAGTCAGGTCCATCAACTTCTCCCTCTACAAGTTCAAGCAACCCAACGCCGACCCAATCGCCGATCAGTTTCTCCTGCCCACGGGTCCCAAGCACGTCAACACCCCGTATCCCGTTCCGGATCATCCTCCGACCCAAATCGCCCGGTCTACTTCCGACCTGTTGGAACGCCTCAAGTCCATCAACCTCTCCTCTCTCTACCGATCCGACTCGTCCTCCAGGGAAAGCGAATTTCATCACCCTACGGATCTGACCACGGACGCAGACCATTTGGTGAGGCGGAGCAAGTCGGACAAGGGCGTCGTCGGAGCTCCGGAAAGGACGGTGGAGAAGATAAAGAAGTCTGCGAGTGAGAAATTGGTGGTGGGGAGCTCCGAAGAGAAGGAGACGGCGTCGTTGGAGGATGACGAAGAGGTGGACGTGAAGGccgataattttattttaatgtttaagcAACAGCTGCGGTTGCAGCGGCTCGACTCTCTTCTTCGTTACAGGGACTTGCTTAAGaggaattaattaaattaaatcaatagtattataatttttctttttgcgcTTTCAGCCGATTGTACCCAATACTTGTTGGTCTTCCATGTCAAGATCGTGACGGTATTCGTCATTTCATCCCGTAATGGATAACAGAGCATGGAGCTGTTAGGAGCTTAGGGTCCGGTGTCTGGGTGGAGCTGAGGGGCTCATGTTATGTAGTCTTGGTGTCTTAGCTTGTGTTCGTATAGATGAGTCAGGATTATGTCCTTGAGCCGTTAGCGTTATAGTTTACTTTTGTTAGTAATTGGCCCATGGCCTTTACGCTTTGGCTAGTCTCTGTTTTCATGGAGTATATAGATGGAAGGTGGTAGTCTGTGGGGAGATTATTCTGGAATGTATGTTGTCTAAAATTATTGGAGGAATTGGGAGCCTCGAACATCCCAAGCCATAGTTATATTTCTGAATTCCATTCCCTACATTTCATCTCCATTACTGTCTCTCTCGTGTTCTTAATTTCCATTTCTGTCTTCTCATCATTACTCCTCAAGTAGGATCATATATATCAGGAGCATGGCAGTGAGAATTCAACCAAGTACTGGACCTTCTGCTCTCATGGGCGGCTTTTCTTCTTCGACGAACGTGGAATAATTGATTGAATTCCGAGCTAGGGTCATATTGGTCATTTTGAACCTATATATCTGGTTTATTGGGGGGTGATGAAACGAAGAGTGATGgcagttttaattaattagtgcgTTATCGTATATTGTAATCGTTTAGTGCTTGcttaaattaattagtaattacttTGCATGCATGGTACTCATGGATGTTAATGTAAATTGCGGTGATATTAGGAGTTATTTGCGATGATTATTGGCGTCTTGCATGGAAAATGTCTAAAATGGCCAAAATTGAAGTGGATATGCTTGCTTGAACTTCGTCGATCATTTCTGTCATATTGTTTGTGTATGTCAATGAGGAGGTTTAACGTATGAACGTTACATGCATGAATGATGCTGAGTAAGGCACACTATAATTCAATTCAATGCagatagtaatgagttgagttcctccaataaaaatattgcaCGTTTCCTCACAAATAGTTATCCATTCACGGATAGTAAGACTGCGTTCGaatgttaagttgagttgagatgataaaatattattttttaatattattattattttaagatttaaaaaaattaaattatttattatatcttatattaaaatttaaaaaaattataatgatgagttaaaatgaattgaatggATTTaataaccaaatgaaacttaaaagtaataaaattcattattgATTGAACGCAATATAAAGTAGTACGAAACACATATTATCAAGTTGGCGTTGGAACACACATAGTAAAGAATTTATGTATTAtagtttaatttaaaagataaattttaagtCGCATCATCACACAGATTATCCGCTCTTAGAGAATTGGTAATAGTCTAGCTATTGTCAactctaaaatttagctagaatcttaatttttggctataatattaatttttgactaaATGAGTTTACATTGGACTAActatcttaaagttaaaataataatataatattatattttttttaattttttttttacaaatacaatttatatatttattaaatcttCATGCTTTGTAAATATAATGTATCTACTCTATCAATATTCGAAATCAGTAGAATAAATAATGTGCAtaccatgcatgttttaccattcaaaaagagagggaaataatgaaataataaaatattattttctattataaatagtagttaGTCATGTTTGGAGATAACTTaagatttactgtaactcaaatcttaaattttagatttttaactaatctaatataaaaaatttttcttatatctaattaaaatttagacttaTATTAACATTTGACTAATTCATTACAAATACTTTTATACCAGTTTGATAATAAAATTACTCGAGTGCGTTGAAAATGAAAAGTGGAAAAGCTCTTTGAACGGATATTTATTTGTGAAAAAACGTGCAATATTTTTATTGGGGGAACTCGACTCATTACTACGTTTGTTCTGGACCTTCTGTCATGGCCAGCGTTTCTTCTTCGACGAACgtggatttgaaagaatttcGAGTTAGGGTCATATTGGTCATTTTGAACCTGTATATCTGGTTTATTGGAGGTGATGAAACGAAGAGTATATATAGAAGGTTTAATCAATTATTAGGATTCATTACGCAATTAAGATGGTattaaatgagatattttattaaaaattaaataaaatattattagaatataattatttattataattattattttaaaatttaaaaaaattaaattatttattatattttatgtaaaaatttaatttctacgTAAAATATCCAAATCAAACGTTAGTGTCTTTAATTTCTCATGTAATCGTTTGGTACTTGTTTAAAGTTACtccgcatgcatgcatgcatgcatggtcatGGATGTTGATGTAAAATGTCCCACGCAAATGGCCAACATTGCAGTGGATACGCTTAAATTCAGTGGGTCATTTCTGTCATTTTGTTTCTGTGTCATGTCAATGAGAAGGGGGGAACGTATGAACGTTACATGCATTAATGTTGAATAAGGCGGAGGAGCGCTATCATTCATTTCAATGGTCGCAATTATGAGTTCATGAGTTTCTCCAATAAGAAGATTGCACCCATCCTTACGACCTTAAAATGCCGATGTGTCTCATCAAAATACagctattttaattatttatattctcttaaataattttattttatttttcttaaatgttatagttcattacaaaaaaaattatttatttataatcatttaatttcaataaaataattatttacagttaaaataaatctattttaatcataaataatctttttatcataattaaatgaccataaaaatttattttacatgaatattataaaaaaataattttacttttatttgtaattaattcCTCATTAGTCGTTATCCTTTCACGAATAGATAAAAACTCAATATTATAATGTAAAGATCGTGAAGAATGAAACATctaacactttttatttttttctccatgaAAGGACGTCACATTAATGTTACATAAAGCTGTCATagtgaatattatatatatatatataaaattagagaataatattatatatagttatagtctGGATAAGTTGCGTATCacgtaattctttttttaaaaaaatattaaatttattattaaaaaattaatttttttatataaatttatatttatatgatacttaaatattatataattgtaaatatcatttctttgtaATTAGGTTACGTAACTGATCAAAGAAAATATCGGCCTTTgtcgctagctagctacttgCATTAGACTACTATTAATTCCGGTAACATGTTCAATCGAGTGACATGCCAAGTTTCAAACCAGACGACCAGACGACCATTGAAAGGCTGATGAGAAATATAGGTGAAAGAGATTGGCGTTCAACCCTTTCCGCTATTGTGCATTTGCCCAGTGCAAAGTCTATCCCTCAATGTCGATGGGATAGTACTGTAAGTGATAGAGAGAGCCACGAGCTATCTAAAACTTCGTGATTGTGTTGCTAGTAAACATGAAATCAGTATCAGTAGGATTTGCAATTTTTGTGTCTTTTCAAAGAAATTGGTGCTCTGCTGTTCAGCTCTCATGACAAGTACTCCTGACTGGGTAAAATAATCCACTGACAGACCTCAATTTGTTCATTTCTTGAAAGAAATCTGATTTTCATTATTTGCAGATACTACGGGAGACTGTTTCTGATTTTGAGAGATTATCTAGAGTTACAGTTTTGTAAAAGTGGGATTCAAGTGTCACCCATATTATTGGATCTACAGATGAAAATAGGGCATGCAGGAGAACCCTTAAAATATTGATGGGTATCTTGGAGGGGAAGTGGATGCTAATTAGCCTTAAAATGGCCATCGAGTGTAAGCATCATTTGGCCTGATTAGAAGAAGGAACCTCAGAAACTAGATGGGGTAACCGGACCGGAGTGGCGTATGTACTGGACCGGACTGTTGCCAATCGGTCCAATCGGTCCGACCCTTATCTCAATGGGCCACTTTTTTAATTTCGGCCCAACTGACTTTACTAGTCAAGTTTTGGCCCAGGTCCTGATTTTGAGACTATTTTCaatctaaattattattaacatataaaaaaatacaaaaagatacAAAATGTCTATaacatccaaaatataaataaaagaaaaatatagaaaaaatgaaaaaatactaataaaactaaatatctCTAATCATCCAAACtccaaatgaaataaaaaaaaagttacaataaagaaaatacacaataaaatttacaaattacaatccATGCATCTAagtcaaaaatacaaattacaaattataaatgacTGAATGGTAATAATAACCCCAACTCCATCTCTTTAGTCTCAAAATCCAAAACTTCAAGTCTTCACAACTTTATTGCAAAAACATtgcaaacaaatattaaatattttagtttaataacaaaaataactgGTATAGTAGTATAAAAGTATATTCTTCTCAAGATATCTTATCTTGTACCGAGTATCAAGAACAAGCCCAACatacaacaacaaattcatatttataatGTTACCCCAATATTTAGCAAATTTTTTCCTCATATTCACTGCCATTAATCCCACCATGGGGCTTCCTTTTTCACATTTCATGTCAATCGCGTTTCGAATTATAACTAACTTCGTAAAAAAAGAGTTGCAAGTTACATATTTACTCCCCGAGAAACATAAAGTTACATCatgaaaatcttaaaaaaaccTCATAAACAACTTTACCTTCTCCCAATCATCTTTcttgggaggccctaacttctttgatgTTCTTCTCATCCAAGAATCATCATTGTTAtcatcgtcgtcatcatcatttCCAATACTAGTAAAGAAGTTTGAATCTTCTTCCACTAACCGttcaaaagtttttctaaatttttccgctctctccaacataagatatGTGGAGTTTCACCTAGTTTGCACATCCATGTAAACATGACATTTGCATGTAATGTCTTTTAATTATACACACGACTTaaatgtactccacctttgaggGGAGAATTTCATGTATTTCACAACACTTCTCACCCTTGCAATAGAGTCATCATACTCTTCAACCCCTCACGAATATGGCACAACaccgaacatgcaagaattgatGTCCCAAGACAGTGTCCCTTCTATgcttagttttctttttcaaataagatATTGCTCCactattagaacttgcattgtcAACAATGATTGCAAATATTTTCAGTCACCCGCAATTATGCAAGCGCACCTCTATGGACTTACTAACTGTATCACCCTTatgattttcaaaaaagaaaaagaaaaagaaaaagtaataatcCTCTTATGTAGATTTCaatcatcattaataaagtGTGCAATGACACACCTATAATTGAGGTTTCGGTCCATGTTTCCGAGGTAAAGGAAATTTGTTGCCCTTGAAGAGCagttttcaacttatttttttccGTCAAATACACATTAAAACAATCTTTCGCAATGGTGATACGGGATGGAATCCCTACCCACTAAGGGCAAACAACAAGCATAAATCTTTTGAAACCCTCCCCTTCAACGAACCTAAATGACAACTCATCAAGAATCAACATCTCCGCTAAGGCTTGTCTGCAAGCCTCAACCCTAAATGCTATGGGAA carries:
- the LOC109009175 gene encoding pathogen-associated molecular patterns-induced protein A70-like; protein product: MNYTWAFITSWFTPTYLFLPLNLIIATIFIRYRFGSQRRPEQQQLGPVPYVLDRVRSINFSLYKFKQPNADPIADQFLLPTGPKHVNTPYPVPDHPPTQIARSTSDLLERLKSINLSSLYRSDSSSRESEFHHPTDLTTDADHLVRRSKSDKGVVGAPERTVEKIKKSASEKLVVGSSEEKETASLEDDEEVDVKADNFILMFKQQLRLQRLDSLLRYRDLLKRN